The Streptomyces sp. NBC_00670 genome window below encodes:
- the rpmB gene encoding 50S ribosomal protein L28, whose amino-acid sequence MAANCDVCGKGPGFGNNISHSHRRTPRRWNPNIQRVRTVVGGTPKRVNACTSCIKAGKVSR is encoded by the coding sequence GTGGCTGCCAACTGCGACGTCTGCGGCAAGGGGCCGGGCTTCGGCAACAACATCTCCCACTCGCACCGCCGTACGCCCCGTCGCTGGAACCCGAACATCCAGCGTGTGCGTACCGTGGTCGGCGGGACGCCGAAGCGCGTGAACGCTTGCACCTCGTGCATCAAGGCCGGCAAGGTCTCGCGCTGA
- a CDS encoding D-alanine--D-alanine ligase family protein, which yields MSTENLPQSPGQPSRKPRVAVVFGGRSSEHGISVVTAGAVLNAIDRTKYDVLPIGITREGRWALTADEPARMAIVDRRPPDVDELADAAEGGVLLPVDPANREVVYSEPGSVPKALGEVDVVFPVLHGPYGEDGTLQGLLELSGVPYVGSGVLASAVGQDKDYMKRVFASFGLKVGPYVVIRPREWANDRAAARKKIVDFAGEHGWPLFVKPARAGSSIGITKVDGLAGLDEAIAEAQRHDPKIIVEALLRGREIECGVLEFEDGPRASVPAEIPPPDAHAYYDFEAKYLDSTPGLVPAPLTPEETDEVRRLAVEAFEAASCEGLVRADFFLTEDGEFVINEINTMPGFTPISMFPQMWQATGVSYGELVDRLIGTALGRSTGLR from the coding sequence ATGAGCACCGAGAACCTCCCCCAGAGTCCCGGGCAGCCGTCCCGCAAGCCGCGCGTGGCCGTCGTGTTCGGCGGCCGCAGCTCCGAACACGGGATCTCCGTGGTCACCGCCGGCGCCGTGCTGAACGCCATCGACCGGACCAAGTACGACGTCCTGCCGATCGGCATCACACGGGAAGGCCGCTGGGCGCTCACGGCCGACGAACCGGCCCGCATGGCCATCGTCGACCGGCGGCCCCCGGACGTCGACGAACTCGCCGACGCGGCCGAGGGCGGCGTGCTGCTCCCCGTCGATCCCGCCAACCGCGAGGTCGTCTACAGCGAGCCCGGTTCGGTGCCCAAGGCGCTCGGCGAGGTCGACGTCGTCTTCCCCGTGCTGCACGGCCCCTACGGCGAGGACGGCACCCTCCAGGGGCTGCTGGAGCTCTCCGGTGTGCCGTACGTGGGTTCGGGCGTGCTCGCCTCGGCCGTCGGCCAGGACAAGGACTACATGAAGCGGGTGTTCGCCTCGTTCGGGCTGAAGGTCGGCCCCTACGTGGTGATCCGGCCGCGCGAGTGGGCGAACGACCGGGCGGCCGCCCGCAAGAAGATCGTCGACTTCGCGGGGGAGCACGGCTGGCCGCTGTTCGTGAAGCCCGCGCGCGCGGGCTCGTCCATCGGCATCACCAAGGTGGACGGCCTCGCCGGCCTCGACGAGGCGATCGCCGAGGCGCAGCGGCACGACCCGAAGATCATCGTCGAGGCGTTGCTGCGGGGCCGCGAGATCGAGTGCGGGGTGCTGGAGTTCGAGGACGGGCCCCGGGCCTCGGTGCCCGCCGAGATCCCGCCGCCGGACGCCCACGCGTACTACGACTTCGAGGCCAAGTACCTCGACTCCACGCCCGGTCTGGTCCCGGCCCCGCTGACGCCGGAGGAGACCGACGAGGTGCGGCGGCTGGCCGTCGAGGCGTTCGAGGCCGCCTCCTGCGAGGGGCTGGTGCGGGCGGACTTCTTCCTCACCGAGGACGGGGAGTTCGTCATCAACGAGATCAACACCATGCCGGGCTTCACGCCGATCTCGATGTTCCCGCAGATGTGGCAGGCGACCGGCGTCTCCTACGGGGAGCTGGTGGACCGGCTGATCGGGACGGCGCTCGGGCGGTCCACCGGACTGCGCTGA
- a CDS encoding HU family DNA-binding protein, translating to MNKAQLVEAIADKMGGRQQAADAVDAVLDAIVRAVVAGDRVSVTGFGSFEKVDRPARYARNPQTGERVRVKKTSVPRFRAGQGFKDLVSGSKKLPKGGEVAVKKAPKGSLSGPPPTIAKAAGKKAAAKKATGARKTAAAATKKTAAKKTTATAKKTAAKKTTGTAKTAAAKKSTAAAKKTATKATAKKAPAKKATAKKAPARKSPARKTTTAKRASSARQ from the coding sequence GTGAACAAGGCGCAGCTCGTAGAAGCGATTGCGGACAAGATGGGCGGGCGTCAGCAGGCCGCCGACGCGGTCGACGCCGTACTGGACGCCATCGTCCGCGCGGTCGTCGCCGGGGACCGGGTCTCCGTCACCGGCTTCGGTTCCTTCGAGAAGGTGGACCGCCCGGCCCGCTACGCCCGTAACCCGCAGACCGGGGAGCGGGTGCGGGTCAAGAAGACGTCCGTGCCGCGCTTCCGCGCCGGCCAGGGGTTCAAGGACCTGGTGAGCGGGTCCAAGAAGCTGCCCAAGGGCGGCGAGGTCGCGGTCAAGAAGGCGCCCAAGGGCAGCCTTTCGGGCCCGCCGCCCACCATCGCCAAGGCCGCGGGCAAGAAGGCCGCCGCCAAGAAGGCGACGGGCGCGCGCAAGACGGCCGCGGCGGCCACGAAGAAGACGGCCGCCAAGAAGACCACGGCGACGGCGAAGAAGACCGCCGCCAAGAAGACGACCGGCACGGCGAAGACGGCCGCCGCGAAGAAGTCCACGGCGGCGGCGAAGAAGACGGCCACGAAGGCGACGGCCAAGAAGGCGCCCGCGAAGAAGGCCACCGCGAAGAAGGCACCGGCACGCAAGTCGCCGGCGCGCAAGACGACGACGGCGAAGCGGGCGAGCAGTGCGCGGCAGTGA
- a CDS encoding DUF3515 domain-containing protein, which produces MNFFRHRSLGLPVAPVAALLVATGCSSADGDAALAVPSPDAKTAKVCRALHRVLPGKLDGRGRNDPGPRSAYTAGWGSPAIILRCGVVRPPKMIDPKVAEGGDADALAGGVNGVDWLMEKQDDGTWRFTTANRVAYVQVSLPKGMSGQEEGAGVLTGLASAVKKAVPEGTASMT; this is translated from the coding sequence GTGAACTTCTTCCGCCACCGGTCCCTCGGCCTGCCCGTCGCCCCCGTCGCCGCGCTGCTGGTGGCGACGGGCTGTTCCTCGGCAGACGGCGACGCCGCCCTGGCGGTTCCCTCCCCCGACGCGAAGACGGCGAAGGTGTGCCGGGCGCTGCACCGGGTGCTGCCCGGGAAGCTGGACGGACGCGGCCGCAACGACCCCGGGCCCCGGTCCGCCTACACGGCGGGCTGGGGAAGCCCAGCGATCATACTGCGCTGCGGTGTCGTACGACCGCCGAAGATGATCGACCCCAAGGTGGCGGAGGGCGGCGATGCGGACGCCCTGGCCGGCGGCGTGAACGGCGTCGACTGGCTGATGGAGAAGCAGGACGACGGCACCTGGCGGTTCACCACCGCCAACCGCGTGGCCTATGTGCAGGTGAGCCTGCCGAAGGGGATGTCCGGGCAGGAGGAGGGCGCCGGCGTCCTCACCGGGCTGGCGTCCGCCGTCAAGAAGGCGGTCCCCGAGGGAACCGCCTCCATGACCTGA
- the ndgR gene encoding IclR family transcriptional regulator NdgR, with translation MDNSSGVGVLDKAALVLSALESGPATLAGLVAATGLARPTAHRLAVALEHHRMVARDMQGRFILGPRLAELAAAAGEDRLLATAGPVLTHLRDMTGESAQLYRRQGDMRICVAAAERLSGLRDTVPVGSTLTMKAGSSAQILMAWEEPERLHRGLQGARFTATALSGVRRRGWAQSIGEREPGVASVSAPVRGPSNRVVAAVSVSGPIERLSRHPGRMHAQAVIDAAGRLSEALRRSG, from the coding sequence ATGGACAACAGTAGCGGCGTCGGCGTCCTGGACAAGGCAGCCCTTGTCCTGAGCGCCCTGGAGTCCGGACCCGCCACCCTCGCAGGACTGGTCGCGGCCACCGGACTGGCACGACCCACGGCCCACCGGCTGGCCGTGGCGCTGGAGCACCACCGCATGGTGGCACGGGACATGCAGGGGCGTTTCATTCTCGGTCCCCGGCTGGCCGAACTGGCCGCCGCGGCGGGCGAGGACAGACTGCTGGCGACGGCGGGCCCGGTCCTCACGCACCTGCGGGACATGACGGGCGAGAGCGCCCAGCTCTACCGCCGCCAGGGCGACATGCGCATCTGCGTCGCCGCGGCGGAGCGGCTGTCCGGCCTGCGGGACACGGTCCCGGTCGGCTCGACGCTGACGATGAAGGCGGGTTCCTCCGCGCAGATCCTCATGGCCTGGGAGGAACCGGAGCGCCTGCACCGCGGGCTGCAGGGCGCCCGCTTCACGGCCACGGCGCTGTCCGGTGTACGGCGCCGCGGCTGGGCGCAGTCGATCGGCGAGCGCGAGCCGGGCGTCGCCTCCGTCTCCGCGCCGGTGCGGGGCCCGTCCAACCGCGTGGTGGCCGCCGTGTCCGTCTCCGGCCCCATCGAGCGCCTCTCCCGCCACCCGGGCCGGATGCACGCCCAGGCGGTCATCGACGCCGCCGGCCGCCTCTCCGAGGCCCTGCGCCGCTCGGGCTGA
- the thiD gene encoding bifunctional hydroxymethylpyrimidine kinase/phosphomethylpyrimidine kinase has protein sequence MSGAVAPPRVLTVAGSDSGGGAGIQADLKTMLALGVHGMSVLTAVTAQNSVGVQGAWELPVEAVRAQYRSVVDDIGVQAVKTGMLASAEQVEAVAELLADVGVPVVVDPVGISKHGDSLLAESALDSVRTRLLPVATVATPNLDEVAQLTGVRVESEEQLRPAARAVLAYGPRWVLVKGGHLAGAADAVDLLTDGVEEHWLRAPRYDNRHTHGTGCTLASALAARLAYGDSVPEAARAAKAYVTGAIEAGFPLGAGVGPVHHGWRLR, from the coding sequence ATGAGCGGCGCCGTCGCTCCGCCCCGGGTGCTGACGGTCGCCGGGTCCGACTCCGGCGGGGGTGCCGGGATCCAGGCCGATCTGAAGACGATGCTGGCGCTGGGCGTGCACGGGATGAGCGTGCTCACGGCCGTGACCGCGCAGAACTCCGTGGGCGTGCAGGGGGCGTGGGAGCTTCCGGTGGAGGCGGTGCGGGCGCAGTACCGCAGTGTCGTCGACGACATCGGGGTGCAGGCGGTCAAGACGGGGATGCTGGCGTCGGCGGAGCAGGTGGAGGCGGTGGCGGAGCTGCTGGCGGACGTGGGGGTGCCCGTGGTCGTCGATCCGGTGGGGATTTCCAAGCACGGGGACTCGCTGCTCGCCGAGTCCGCGCTCGACTCCGTGCGGACGCGGCTGCTGCCGGTCGCGACGGTGGCGACGCCGAACCTGGACGAGGTGGCGCAGCTCACGGGGGTGCGGGTGGAGTCGGAGGAGCAGTTGCGGCCGGCGGCTCGGGCGGTGCTGGCGTACGGGCCGCGGTGGGTGCTGGTGAAGGGCGGGCACTTGGCGGGGGCGGCCGATGCGGTGGATCTGCTGACGGACGGGGTGGAGGAGCACTGGCTGCGTGCGCCTCGCTATGACAACCGCCACACCCATGGCACGGGGTGCACGCTGGCGTCCGCGCTGGCGGCGCGGCTGGCGTACGGGGATTCCGTGCCGGAGGCGGCACGGGCGGCGAAGGCGTATGTGACGGGGGCGATCGAGGCGGGGTTCCCGCTGGGGGCGGGCGTGGGCCCGGTACACCACGGGTGGCGCCTGCGGTAG
- a CDS encoding thiamine-phosphate kinase, producing MKGTVGELGEFGLIRELTSRLTTTPAVRIGPGDDAAVVSAPDRRVVASTDLLLEGRHFRRDWSTAYDVGRKAAAQNLADIAAMGAVPTALLLGLVVPAELPATWPTELMDGLRDECQVAGAAVVGGDVVRGDTITVAITALGDLRNHEPVTRGGAQPGDVVAVTGWLGWSAAGHAVLSRGFRSPRAFVEAHRRPEPPYHAGPAAAGLGATAMCDVSDGLIADLGHIAEASKVRIDVRSGALDVPSQMNDIGQAVGVDPLQWVLTGGEDHAIVATFPPDVKLPARWKVIGEVLNPSALPQVTVDGAPWTSKGGWDHFGDIES from the coding sequence ATGAAGGGCACCGTGGGCGAGCTGGGGGAGTTCGGGCTCATCAGGGAGCTCACCTCCCGGCTCACCACCACCCCGGCGGTGCGGATCGGCCCCGGCGACGACGCCGCGGTGGTCTCCGCGCCCGACCGCAGAGTGGTGGCGAGCACCGATCTGCTGCTCGAGGGGCGGCACTTCCGCCGCGACTGGTCCACGGCGTACGACGTAGGCCGCAAGGCCGCCGCGCAGAACCTCGCGGACATCGCCGCGATGGGGGCGGTGCCGACCGCGCTGCTGCTCGGCCTCGTCGTCCCGGCGGAGCTGCCGGCCACCTGGCCGACCGAGCTGATGGACGGGCTGCGCGACGAGTGCCAGGTCGCCGGTGCGGCGGTGGTGGGCGGTGACGTGGTGCGGGGCGACACCATCACCGTGGCCATCACGGCGCTGGGGGACCTGCGCAACCACGAGCCGGTGACCCGGGGCGGGGCGCAGCCCGGTGACGTCGTCGCCGTCACCGGCTGGCTGGGGTGGTCCGCGGCCGGGCACGCGGTGCTCTCCCGGGGGTTCCGGTCGCCGCGGGCCTTCGTCGAGGCCCACCGCCGGCCCGAACCGCCGTACCACGCGGGACCGGCCGCGGCCGGGCTCGGCGCCACCGCGATGTGCGACGTCAGCGACGGGCTCATCGCCGACCTGGGGCACATCGCCGAGGCGAGCAAGGTGCGGATCGACGTGCGGTCCGGGGCGCTGGACGTGCCCTCCCAGATGAACGACATCGGGCAGGCGGTGGGCGTCGATCCGCTGCAATGGGTGCTGACGGGCGGCGAGGACCACGCGATCGTCGCGACCTTCCCGCCCGACGTGAAGCTGCCGGCGCGGTGGAAGGTGATCGGCGAGGTGCTGAACCCCTCTGCGCTGCCGCAGGTCACGGTCGACGGGGCGCCGTGGACCAGCAAGGGCGGCTGGGACCACTTCGGGGACATCGAGTCATGA
- a CDS encoding Lrp/AsnC family transcriptional regulator, whose translation MVQAYILIQTEVGKASTVAETISKLPGIIQAEDVTGPYDVIVRAQADTVDELGRMVVARVQQVDGITRTLTCPVVHL comes from the coding sequence GTGGTACAGGCGTACATCCTGATCCAGACGGAGGTCGGCAAGGCGTCGACCGTCGCCGAGACGATCAGCAAGCTCCCTGGGATCATCCAGGCCGAGGACGTGACGGGTCCCTACGACGTCATCGTGCGCGCGCAGGCCGACACGGTCGACGAACTCGGCCGCATGGTGGTCGCCAGAGTCCAGCAAGTGGACGGCATCACGCGCACGCTGACCTGCCCGGTGGTGCACCTGTAG
- the leuC gene encoding 3-isopropylmalate dehydratase large subunit, with protein sequence MGRTLAEKVWDDHVVRRAEGEPDLLFIDLHLLHEVTSPQAFDGLRQSGRTVRRLDLTIATEDHNTPTLDIDKPIADPVSRAQLETLRKNCAEFGVRLHPLGDVEQGVVHVVGPQLGLTQPGTTVVCGDSHTSTHGAFGALAFGIGTSQVEHVLATQTLPMARPKTMAITVDGELPDGVTAKDLILAIIAKIGTGGGQGYILEYRGSAIEKLSMEARMTICNMSIEAGARAGMIAPDETTFAYLKGRPHAPEGADWDAAVAYWKTLRTDEDAVFDAEVVIDAAALSPFVTWGTNPGQGAPLSSAVPDPASYEDASERLAAEKALEYMGLAAGQPLREIKVDTVFVGSCTNGRIEDLRAAAEIVKGRKVADGVRMLVVPGSARVGLQAVSEGLDVVFKEAGAEWRHAGCSMCLGMNPDQLAPGERSASTSNRNFEGRQGKGGRTHLVSPQVAAATAVTGHLASPADLSDAPVPAGV encoded by the coding sequence ATGGGTAGGACACTCGCGGAGAAGGTCTGGGACGACCACGTCGTCCGGCGCGCCGAGGGCGAGCCCGACCTCCTCTTCATCGATCTGCACCTGCTGCACGAGGTGACCAGCCCGCAGGCCTTCGACGGGCTGCGCCAGAGCGGTCGCACGGTGCGGCGCCTGGACCTCACCATCGCGACCGAGGACCACAACACCCCCACCCTCGACATCGACAAGCCGATCGCCGACCCCGTCTCCCGCGCCCAGCTGGAGACCCTGCGCAAGAACTGCGCGGAGTTCGGCGTCCGGCTGCACCCGCTGGGCGACGTCGAGCAGGGCGTCGTGCACGTCGTCGGCCCCCAGCTCGGTCTGACCCAGCCCGGCACCACCGTCGTCTGCGGCGACTCGCACACCTCCACGCACGGTGCGTTCGGCGCGCTGGCGTTCGGCATCGGCACCTCCCAGGTCGAGCACGTGCTGGCCACCCAGACGCTGCCGATGGCCCGCCCCAAGACCATGGCGATCACGGTCGACGGCGAACTGCCCGACGGCGTCACCGCCAAGGACCTGATCCTCGCGATCATCGCGAAGATCGGCACCGGCGGCGGCCAGGGCTACATCCTGGAGTACCGCGGCTCCGCCATCGAGAAGCTCTCGATGGAGGCCCGCATGACCATCTGCAACATGTCGATCGAGGCCGGCGCCCGCGCGGGCATGATCGCCCCCGACGAGACCACGTTCGCCTACCTCAAGGGCCGCCCGCACGCCCCCGAGGGCGCCGACTGGGACGCCGCCGTCGCGTACTGGAAGACCCTGCGCACCGACGAGGACGCGGTCTTCGACGCCGAGGTCGTCATCGACGCCGCCGCGCTGTCGCCGTTCGTCACCTGGGGCACCAACCCCGGCCAGGGCGCCCCGCTCTCCTCCGCCGTCCCCGACCCGGCCTCCTACGAGGACGCCTCGGAGCGGCTCGCCGCCGAAAAGGCCCTGGAGTACATGGGGTTGGCGGCCGGACAGCCGCTGCGCGAGATCAAGGTCGACACCGTCTTCGTGGGCTCGTGCACCAACGGCCGCATCGAGGACCTGCGCGCCGCCGCCGAGATCGTCAAGGGCCGCAAAGTCGCCGACGGCGTACGGATGCTGGTCGTTCCCGGCTCCGCGCGGGTCGGCCTCCAGGCCGTCTCCGAGGGCCTGGACGTCGTCTTCAAGGAGGCCGGCGCCGAATGGCGGCACGCGGGCTGTTCCATGTGCCTGGGCATGAACCCCGACCAGCTCGCCCCCGGTGAGCGCTCGGCGTCCACCTCCAACCGGAACTTCGAGGGCCGGCAGGGCAAGGGCGGGCGCACCCACCTGGTCTCCCCGCAGGTCGCCGCCGCCACCGCGGTCACGGGCCACCTCGCGTCCCCCGCCGACCTGTCCGACGCCCCCGTGCCCGCTGGAGTCTGA
- a CDS encoding lysophospholipid acyltransferase family protein, protein MPRRRIGFWYRFAAVICKPPLVVLLKRDWRGMENMPADGGFITAVNHNSHVDPFAYAHYQYNTGRVPRFLAKSGLFRKGFVGAAMRGTGQIPVYRETTDALSAFRAAIDAVESGECVAFYPEGTLTRDPDLWPMTGKTGAARVALQTRCPVIPVAQWGANELLPPYAKKPALFPRKTHRVVAGPPVDLSSFYGREMTPELLKEATEVIMAAITRQLEEIRGEKAPDKRYDPREVRIAQRRRTAAAAAAKQKAGRDDERQDDEQQDRAPRDVREQHAQQEGQGT, encoded by the coding sequence GTGCCCCGCCGGAGAATCGGCTTCTGGTACCGCTTCGCCGCGGTGATCTGCAAACCGCCGCTGGTGGTTCTGCTGAAGCGGGATTGGCGCGGAATGGAGAACATGCCGGCCGACGGCGGATTCATCACCGCGGTGAACCACAATTCGCATGTGGACCCCTTCGCGTACGCGCACTACCAGTACAACACCGGGCGTGTGCCGCGCTTTCTCGCGAAGAGCGGGCTTTTCCGCAAGGGATTCGTCGGCGCCGCCATGCGCGGCACCGGGCAGATCCCCGTCTACCGCGAGACCACGGACGCGCTCAGCGCCTTCCGGGCCGCGATCGACGCCGTCGAGAGCGGCGAGTGCGTCGCCTTCTACCCCGAGGGCACCCTCACCCGCGACCCGGACCTGTGGCCCATGACCGGCAAGACCGGCGCCGCCCGTGTCGCCCTGCAGACCCGGTGCCCCGTGATTCCCGTCGCCCAGTGGGGCGCCAACGAACTGCTGCCGCCGTACGCCAAGAAGCCGGCCCTCTTCCCGCGCAAGACGCACCGCGTCGTCGCGGGCCCTCCGGTGGACCTCAGCTCCTTCTACGGCCGCGAGATGACGCCCGAGCTGCTGAAGGAGGCGACGGAGGTCATCATGGCCGCCATCACCCGCCAGCTCGAGGAGATCCGCGGCGAGAAGGCGCCCGACAAGCGCTACGACCCGCGCGAGGTCCGTATCGCGCAGCGCAGACGCACCGCCGCGGCGGCCGCCGCCAAGCAGAAGGCCGGCCGGGACGACGAGCGCCAGGACGACGAGCAGCAGGACCGCGCACCGCGGGACGTGCGCGAACAGCACGCACAGCAAGAGGGGCAGGGCACGTGA
- the leuD gene encoding 3-isopropylmalate dehydratase small subunit, protein MEAFTTHTGRAVPLRRSNVDTDQIIPAHWLKKVTRDGFEDGLFEAWRKDPSFILNQPERQGATVLVAGPDFGTGSSREHAVWALQNYGFKAVISARFADIFRGNSLKNGLLTVVLDQQVVDALQELTEKDPQTEITVDLEAREVRAEGITASFELDENARWRLLNGLDDISITLQNEADIATYEAQRPSFKPRTLPV, encoded by the coding sequence ATGGAAGCATTCACCACCCACACCGGCCGGGCCGTCCCGCTGCGCCGCAGCAACGTCGACACCGACCAGATCATCCCCGCCCACTGGCTCAAGAAGGTGACCCGGGACGGGTTCGAGGACGGGCTGTTCGAGGCCTGGCGCAAGGACCCGTCGTTCATCCTCAACCAGCCCGAGCGGCAGGGCGCCACGGTCCTGGTGGCCGGCCCCGACTTCGGCACCGGCTCCTCCCGCGAGCACGCCGTGTGGGCGCTGCAGAACTACGGCTTCAAGGCCGTGATCTCGGCCCGCTTCGCCGACATCTTCCGCGGCAACTCGCTGAAGAACGGCCTGCTCACCGTCGTCCTGGACCAGCAGGTCGTGGACGCGCTGCAGGAGCTCACCGAGAAGGACCCGCAGACGGAGATCACCGTCGACCTCGAGGCCCGCGAGGTGCGCGCCGAGGGCATCACCGCCTCCTTCGAGCTGGACGAGAACGCCCGCTGGCGGCTGCTGAACGGCCTCGACGACATCTCCATCACGCTCCAGAACGAGGCGGACATCGCGACGTACGAGGCCCAGCGGCCCTCGTTCAAGCCGCGCACGCTCCCGGTCTGA
- a CDS encoding NAD(P)H-dependent glycerol-3-phosphate dehydrogenase, whose product MSEPVRAAVFGTGSWGTAFGMVLADAGCEVTLWARRPEVAEAVNSTRTNPDYLPGVELPENLRATADAAEAARGADFTVLAVPSQTLRANLAEWGPLLAPGTVLVSLMKGVELGSAMRMSEVIEDVVKAGPERVAVVTGPNLAREIATRMPAAAVVACTDEDVARRLQTACHTRYFRPYTNTDVVGCELGGAVKNVIGLAVGIADGMGLGDNAKGSLITRGLAETTRLGLAMGADPLTFSGLAGLGDLVATCSSPLSRNHTFGTNLGKGMTVQETIAVTRQTAEGVKSCESVRDLGRRHGVDMPLTETVFGIVHEGKSPVAAVQELMGRSAKAERR is encoded by the coding sequence GTGAGCGAGCCGGTCAGGGCCGCCGTCTTCGGTACGGGATCGTGGGGCACGGCCTTCGGCATGGTGCTCGCCGACGCCGGGTGCGAGGTCACCCTGTGGGCGCGGCGCCCGGAGGTGGCCGAGGCGGTCAACTCCACCCGGACCAACCCCGACTATCTGCCGGGCGTCGAACTCCCCGAGAACCTGCGGGCCACCGCCGACGCCGCCGAGGCCGCCCGCGGCGCCGACTTCACCGTGCTCGCCGTGCCGTCCCAGACACTGCGCGCCAACCTCGCCGAGTGGGGGCCGCTGCTCGCCCCGGGCACCGTCCTGGTCTCGCTGATGAAGGGCGTCGAACTCGGCTCCGCGATGCGGATGAGCGAGGTGATCGAGGACGTCGTCAAGGCCGGCCCCGAGCGCGTCGCCGTGGTCACCGGGCCCAACCTCGCCCGGGAGATCGCCACGCGGATGCCGGCCGCCGCCGTGGTCGCCTGCACCGACGAGGACGTCGCCCGCAGGCTCCAGACCGCCTGCCACACGCGGTACTTCCGCCCGTACACCAACACCGACGTGGTCGGCTGCGAACTGGGCGGCGCGGTCAAGAACGTCATCGGGCTCGCGGTCGGCATCGCCGACGGCATGGGGCTCGGCGACAACGCCAAGGGCTCGCTCATCACCCGCGGCCTCGCCGAGACCACCCGGCTCGGGCTCGCCATGGGCGCCGATCCGCTGACGTTCTCGGGCCTCGCGGGCCTCGGCGACCTGGTCGCCACCTGCTCCTCGCCGCTGTCGCGCAACCACACCTTCGGCACCAACCTCGGCAAGGGCATGACGGTCCAGGAGACCATCGCGGTCACCCGGCAGACCGCCGAGGGCGTCAAGTCCTGCGAGTCCGTACGGGACCTGGGGCGCCGGCACGGCGTCGACATGCCGCTCACCGAGACCGTCTTCGGCATCGTCCACGAGGGCAAGTCCCCGGTGGCCGCCGTCCAGGAGCTGATGGGCCGCAGCGCCAAGGCCGAACGCCGCTGA
- the cofC gene encoding 2-phospho-L-lactate guanylyltransferase, with amino-acid sequence MQWSLVIPVKALARAKSRLTDTAGDEVRPGLALAFAQDTVAAALACPRVRDVAVVTDDPLAARELSALGAVLVPDEPAGGLNAALAHGAGAVRARRPGAALAALNADLPALRPAELGRVLDAAGEFPRSFLADAAGIGTTLLAAGTGRELRPAFGVDSRRRHLASGAVELAPGAVDSVRQDVDTGADLRAALALGVGVRTVAAVGALPLGALASGCGY; translated from the coding sequence GTGCAGTGGTCGTTGGTCATTCCGGTGAAAGCCCTGGCGCGGGCCAAGAGCCGCCTGACGGACACCGCCGGGGACGAGGTGCGCCCGGGGCTCGCGCTGGCGTTCGCGCAGGACACGGTGGCGGCGGCGCTCGCCTGCCCCCGGGTGCGCGATGTGGCGGTCGTCACGGACGACCCGCTCGCCGCGCGGGAGCTGTCCGCGCTGGGCGCGGTGCTCGTCCCCGACGAGCCGGCGGGCGGACTGAACGCGGCGCTGGCGCACGGGGCGGGGGCCGTGCGCGCCCGGCGGCCGGGCGCGGCGCTGGCCGCCCTCAACGCCGATCTTCCGGCACTGCGGCCCGCCGAATTGGGGCGGGTCCTCGATGCGGCCGGGGAATTCCCGCGGTCCTTTCTCGCGGATGCCGCGGGAATCGGTACGACGTTGCTGGCGGCGGGGACGGGGCGGGAATTGCGGCCGGCGTTCGGGGTGGATTCCCGGCGGCGGCATCTGGCGTCGGGGGCGGTGGAACTCGCGCCGGGTGCGGTGGATTCCGTGCGGCAGGACGTCGATACGGGGGCGGATCTGCGGGCGGCGCTGGCGCTCGGGGTGGGGGTGCGGACGGTGGCGGCGGTGGGGGCCCTGCCACTGGGGGCGTTGGCCTCGGGGTGCGGGTATTAG